From one Rhodoferax sp. PAMC 29310 genomic stretch:
- a CDS encoding DEAD/DEAH box helicase, which yields MPDKDFLNQGLWFQPQSLQPMVNDATWERGLMLYRAKKVVALDIEPVRLHWQLLGEVQGTQRLPYEVSVEMALMPDGEVDFWESDCNCPVGSQCKHGVALMLEAADQGLKLLEESGIASVVSDLLTPPNAEQLEVARAAAQARAQEAAREQAEAQLLRWLQALDNASGQPQPSPTKGAARERADQFLYLLSIIGTHGPAPQLVMEAVISYTKLTGGWAKPRTIKTPPYKGQPVYDQALDADRQVLQLMRAMPDSSRFTYAFSSSATPNGQAGLLGLQQAASTGRLFLDDGDSCPGEPIQWGPPQPLNWHWQEVPGPIGTEAGWVLKAKLNHPSAKLCLNHPPLYLDAAHGLVGQATAEGLSAAQLDVLVKSPPLKLSALEKHQASLIQHLGALPLPPVLEALTTLKGITPTACLHISPAPPDKVPYLGLLQARLRFDYDGHRGWWAGQGHSVLITTPQGRALLERDSEAELDAMAQLFELGLRAREDCLFGIPLEGQQQDWLQWADNGFDVLIEAGFRVTMEDALKGWITHADNIAVKLEPEAEEEETSPWFELSLGMEIGGQRHNILPLLPSLIAAAASSPLDPVTGLPTIPPYVYLPSPVSDGFVRLPTDGLKPWMAALLDLVGERGHDFNAESLKLSRLDALRTGAALGEGAQWEGAQSLSAMVQQLSGREELPHVPPPANLQASLRPYQQQGLNWLQFLSAHGLGGILADDMGLGKTLQTLAHIQVEKNAGRLTHPALIVAPVSLMGNWRKEAERFCPELRCVVLHGKDRHEAATGMGEYDLVIAPYSLLQRDRDRWLEAKWHLVVLDEAQNIKNASTNAAQVVGQLQTRHRLCLSGTPMENHLGEIWSLFHFLMPGFLSSQGRFNELFRYPIERQGDPERLMQLRARITPFMLRRTKALVAKDLPPKVETIMRVELAGQQADLYETIRLGMEKTVREALNSKGLAKSHITILDALLKLRQVCCSPKLLKLEAAQKVTASAKLEQLMEMLPEMLAEGRKILLFSQFTSMLTLIEAELKKRDIKWVKLTGQSQERDGLIEQFTSGQVPLFLISLKAGGVGLNLPQADTVIHFDPWWNPAAEAQATDRAHRIGQTQSLWVVKLVAQGTIEERILALQERKAALGESIYSGSTGRKQPLFTEGDLAELLNPLSNS from the coding sequence TTGCCTGATAAAGACTTCTTGAACCAAGGTTTGTGGTTCCAACCCCAGTCCCTGCAACCCATGGTGAATGACGCCACCTGGGAGCGCGGCCTGATGCTTTACCGCGCCAAAAAAGTGGTGGCGCTTGACATTGAACCCGTGCGCCTGCACTGGCAGCTGCTGGGCGAGGTGCAGGGCACGCAGCGCCTGCCCTACGAGGTTTCGGTGGAGATGGCGCTGATGCCCGACGGCGAGGTCGACTTCTGGGAAAGCGACTGCAATTGCCCAGTGGGCAGCCAATGCAAGCACGGTGTGGCGCTGATGCTGGAAGCCGCCGACCAGGGCTTGAAGCTGCTGGAAGAAAGCGGCATTGCCAGCGTCGTGAGCGATCTGCTCACCCCGCCGAATGCCGAACAACTGGAAGTCGCTCGCGCCGCCGCCCAAGCCCGCGCGCAGGAAGCCGCCCGCGAACAAGCCGAGGCCCAACTGCTGCGCTGGTTACAGGCGCTAGACAACGCCAGCGGCCAGCCCCAGCCCTCCCCCACCAAAGGCGCGGCGCGAGAGCGGGCCGACCAATTCTTGTACCTGCTCAGCATCATTGGCACCCACGGACCCGCGCCGCAGCTGGTGATGGAAGCGGTTATCTCCTACACCAAGCTCACCGGCGGCTGGGCCAAGCCCCGCACCATCAAAACCCCGCCCTACAAGGGCCAGCCGGTGTACGACCAGGCACTGGACGCGGATCGGCAGGTGCTGCAGCTCATGCGCGCCATGCCCGATTCGAGTCGCTTCACTTACGCCTTCAGCTCGTCCGCCACCCCCAACGGGCAGGCCGGTTTGCTGGGCCTGCAGCAGGCGGCCAGCACCGGTCGTTTGTTTTTGGACGATGGCGACAGTTGCCCAGGCGAGCCGATTCAATGGGGCCCGCCCCAGCCCCTGAACTGGCACTGGCAAGAGGTGCCCGGCCCCATTGGCACCGAGGCTGGCTGGGTGCTCAAGGCCAAGCTCAACCACCCCAGCGCCAAGCTGTGTCTGAACCACCCGCCGCTCTACCTAGACGCCGCGCATGGTTTGGTGGGCCAAGCCACCGCAGAGGGCCTCTCGGCGGCCCAGCTCGACGTACTGGTGAAATCCCCGCCGCTCAAACTCTCGGCTTTGGAGAAACACCAAGCCAGCTTGATTCAACATCTGGGCGCACTGCCATTACCGCCGGTACTGGAGGCGCTCACCACCCTCAAAGGCATTACCCCCACGGCCTGCCTGCACATTTCACCCGCACCGCCGGACAAAGTCCCCTATCTGGGCCTGCTACAGGCGCGCCTGCGCTTTGACTACGACGGCCACCGGGGCTGGTGGGCGGGCCAGGGCCACTCAGTGCTCATCACCACGCCTCAGGGGCGCGCCTTGCTGGAGCGCGACAGCGAGGCCGAGTTGGACGCCATGGCCCAACTGTTTGAGTTGGGCCTGCGCGCCCGCGAGGACTGCCTGTTTGGCATTCCGCTGGAAGGCCAGCAGCAAGACTGGCTGCAATGGGCCGACAACGGCTTTGACGTGCTGATTGAGGCTGGTTTTCGCGTCACCATGGAAGACGCCCTCAAAGGCTGGATCACCCACGCCGACAACATTGCTGTCAAGCTGGAGCCCGAGGCCGAAGAGGAAGAAACCTCGCCCTGGTTTGAGTTGTCATTGGGCATGGAGATTGGTGGCCAGCGCCACAACATTTTGCCGCTGCTGCCCAGCCTGATTGCCGCCGCCGCATCCAGCCCGCTGGACCCGGTCACGGGCCTGCCGACCATTCCACCCTATGTGTATTTGCCCTCGCCCGTGAGCGACGGTTTTGTGCGCCTGCCCACCGATGGCCTCAAGCCCTGGATGGCCGCGCTGCTGGACTTGGTGGGTGAACGCGGCCACGACTTCAACGCCGAGAGCCTCAAACTCTCTCGCCTGGACGCTTTGCGCACTGGCGCCGCCCTCGGTGAAGGCGCGCAGTGGGAAGGCGCCCAGTCTTTAAGCGCCATGGTGCAGCAACTCAGCGGGCGCGAAGAACTGCCGCATGTGCCGCCCCCGGCCAACCTGCAGGCCAGCCTGCGCCCCTACCAGCAACAAGGCCTGAACTGGCTGCAGTTCTTGAGTGCGCACGGTCTGGGCGGCATCTTGGCGGACGACATGGGTCTGGGCAAAACGCTGCAAACGCTGGCCCACATTCAAGTCGAGAAAAACGCCGGGCGCCTCACCCACCCGGCCCTCATCGTGGCGCCGGTGAGCCTCATGGGCAACTGGCGCAAGGAGGCCGAGCGCTTCTGCCCGGAACTGCGCTGTGTGGTGTTGCACGGCAAAGACCGGCACGAAGCCGCCACCGGCATGGGGGAGTACGACCTGGTCATTGCGCCCTATTCGCTGTTGCAGCGCGACCGCGACCGTTGGCTGGAGGCCAAGTGGCATCTGGTGGTGCTGGACGAAGCGCAAAACATCAAAAATGCCAGCACCAACGCCGCGCAAGTGGTGGGCCAACTGCAAACCCGGCACCGCCTGTGCCTGTCGGGCACGCCCATGGAAAACCACCTGGGCGAAATCTGGAGCCTGTTCCACTTTCTCATGCCCGGTTTTCTGAGCAGCCAGGGGCGTTTTAATGAGTTGTTTCGCTACCCCATTGAGCGCCAGGGCGACCCCGAGCGTTTGATGCAACTGCGCGCCCGCATCACGCCCTTCATGCTTCGCCGCACCAAGGCACTGGTCGCCAAAGACCTGCCGCCCAAGGTCGAAACCATCATGCGGGTGGAGTTGGCCGGCCAGCAGGCTGACCTGTACGAAACCATTCGCCTGGGCATGGAAAAAACCGTGCGCGAGGCGCTGAACAGCAAGGGCCTCGCCAAGTCCCACATCACCATCCTGGACGCGCTGCTCAAGCTGCGTCAGGTCTGCTGTTCGCCAAAACTGCTGAAGCTGGAAGCGGCGCAAAAGGTCACAGCCTCGGCCAAGTTGGAGCAGCTCATGGAGATGCTGCCCGAGATGTTGGCCGAGGGGCGCAAGATTTTGCTGTTCAGCCAGTTCACCAGCATGCTCACGCTGATTGAGGCCGAGCTAAAGAAGCGCGACATCAAATGGGTCAAGCTCACCGGCCAAAGCCAGGAGCGCGACGGGCTGATCGAGCAGTTCACCAGCGGGCAGGTGCCGCTGTTCCTGATCAGCCTCAAAGCCGGCGGCGTGGGCCTGAACCTGCCGCAAGCCGACACCGTGATTCACTTCGACCCCTGGTGGAACCCCGCCGCTGAAGCCCAGGCCACCGACCGGGCCCACCGCATCGGCCAGACGCAAAGCCTGTGGGTGGTCAAGCTCGTGGCCCAGGGCACGATTGAAGAGCGCATCCTCGCCCTGCAAGAGCGCAAAGCCGCCCTGGGCGAGAGCATTTACAGTGGCTCGACGGGGCGCAAACAGCCCTTGTTCACCGAAGGCGATCTGGCGGAGCTGCTCAATCCGCTATCGAATTCATAG
- a CDS encoding aspartate/glutamate racemase family protein has product MIGVLGGMGPLATVDFFSKVLAATPAKGDADHVPLLIQSDPRIPSRPPAILAGGRSPLPELLAGRDRLIAAGVTALAMPCNTAHYWAADLVKGCSVPFISIVTASIAEVGKLAAPGVTIGIIATRATLAAKIFDAPLQNAGYRALLPDDATIDSLILPGIDLVKAGQAARGGQLIQQAVQALLSQGAGAVVLACTETPLALDAVQSPLRAQCVDTTSALARACVAWWLAELAKNRKNAFPA; this is encoded by the coding sequence ATGATTGGTGTTTTAGGCGGCATGGGGCCCTTGGCCACGGTTGATTTTTTCAGCAAAGTGCTCGCTGCCACGCCCGCCAAAGGCGATGCAGACCATGTGCCGCTGCTGATTCAGTCAGACCCGCGCATCCCCTCACGGCCTCCCGCTATTTTGGCTGGCGGACGCTCCCCACTCCCCGAGCTGCTGGCCGGGCGTGACCGGCTCATTGCCGCCGGCGTAACGGCTCTGGCCATGCCCTGCAACACGGCTCATTATTGGGCTGCCGATTTGGTGAAAGGTTGCAGCGTGCCTTTCATCAGCATCGTCACGGCCAGCATCGCAGAAGTAGGTAAGCTGGCCGCGCCGGGCGTAACCATCGGCATCATCGCCACCCGCGCTACGCTAGCGGCCAAGATTTTTGATGCGCCGCTGCAAAACGCGGGCTACAGAGCTCTGCTGCCAGATGACGCCACGATAGACTCGTTGATATTGCCTGGCATTGACCTCGTCAAGGCTGGCCAGGCCGCGCGGGGTGGCCAACTGATACAGCAAGCCGTGCAGGCTCTGTTAAGCCAAGGCGCAGGCGCGGTGGTTTTAGCCTGTACTGAAACGCCCCTGGCGTTAGATGCGGTTCAGTCACCCCTGCGCGCCCAGTGTGTAGACACCACCTCTGCACTGGCGCGGGCTTGCGTGGCCTGGTGGCTGGCCGAGCTGGCTAAAAATCGCAAAAACGCCTTCCCCGCCTGA
- a CDS encoding YeiH family protein, producing the protein MTTLTPPAAIAFAKTLIPGLLVTALVAMAAAFLGSHYKGSMLLFALLLGLALHFISEDKRCAAGIQFASSTVLRLGVALLGLRLTIDHVVALGWQTVVALMVAVTLTIALGLLLARLFKVESSLGVLIGGATAICGASAALAISSVLPKTPHLERDTTLTVVGVTTLSTAAMVVYPLITQWLGFDAVMAGQFIGATIHDVAQVVGAGYSLSPQAGDAATITKLMRVAFLMPVLVVISLVVRKRLADAGSAVKTPLLPWFTVAFVVLMLVNSTGWVPSAVQSGASNVSQAFLVLAIAGVGLKTSLKDVTQLGWRPVAMIFLVTLGLAFLTGGYLMATH; encoded by the coding sequence ATGACAACACTCACGCCGCCAGCGGCCATCGCGTTCGCGAAAACGCTCATCCCCGGCCTGCTGGTCACGGCCCTCGTAGCCATGGCAGCCGCTTTTTTGGGCAGCCACTACAAAGGCTCCATGCTGTTGTTTGCGCTGCTGCTCGGCCTGGCTTTGCATTTCATCAGTGAAGACAAGCGCTGCGCAGCGGGCATCCAGTTTGCGTCGAGCACGGTGCTGCGCCTTGGCGTGGCGTTGCTGGGTTTGCGGCTGACAATTGACCATGTCGTGGCGCTGGGCTGGCAAACCGTGGTGGCGTTGATGGTTGCTGTCACGCTGACGATTGCACTTGGCTTGCTGCTGGCACGGCTGTTCAAAGTCGAAAGCAGTCTGGGCGTGCTGATAGGTGGCGCAACCGCTATTTGCGGTGCATCGGCGGCGTTGGCTATCTCCAGCGTGTTGCCCAAAACCCCCCATTTGGAGCGCGACACCACGCTGACCGTGGTGGGCGTTACCACGTTGTCAACTGCTGCCATGGTGGTCTACCCGCTTATCACGCAGTGGCTGGGTTTTGACGCGGTGATGGCCGGCCAATTCATTGGCGCGACGATTCATGACGTAGCGCAGGTCGTCGGTGCGGGCTACAGCTTGTCGCCCCAGGCGGGCGACGCCGCCACCATCACCAAGCTGATGCGGGTGGCGTTTTTAATGCCGGTTCTGGTGGTTATTTCATTGGTGGTGCGCAAACGCCTGGCCGATGCTGGCAGCGCCGTTAAAACACCGTTGTTGCCCTGGTTTACAGTCGCGTTTGTGGTGCTGATGCTCGTCAACAGCACAGGCTGGGTGCCTAGCGCAGTTCAGTCTGGCGCATCTAATGTGTCGCAGGCGTTTTTGGTATTGGCCATTGCTGGCGTGGGCTTGAAAACATCTTTGAAAGACGTCACTCAGCTTGGCTGGCGGCCTGTAGCAATGATTTTTTTGGTCACGCTTGGCTTGGCATTTTTGACAGGCGGTTACTTGATGGCGACCCACTGA
- a CDS encoding D-cysteine desulfhydrase, with the protein MKLTNFPRVHITHGPTPLEFMPRMTEALGGPNLYIKRDDCTGLGSGGNKTRKLEFLMADAVKHGADTIITQGATQSNHARQTVAIAAKMGMKCEILLEDRTGSKVENYKQSGNVFLDHLYGANVQELPGGTDMNAAMAKLADELRAKGQKPYIIPGGGSNPIGALGYVVCALEMVNQFNTQDLRIDCITHATGSAGTQAGLVVGLEGTRSQIPVLGIGVRAPKEAQETSVYNLAVKTAELLGVPGSVSRESVMANCDYVGGGYGVPTPGMVEAVTMMARLEGILLDPVYSGKGMAGLIDLCRKGHFKKGQNVVFLHTGGSVALYGYMDAFSGLKPL; encoded by the coding sequence ATGAAACTCACCAACTTCCCCCGCGTTCACATCACCCACGGCCCGACGCCGCTGGAGTTCATGCCTCGCATGACCGAAGCCCTGGGCGGGCCTAACCTGTACATCAAGCGTGACGACTGCACCGGCCTTGGCTCGGGCGGCAACAAAACCCGCAAGTTGGAGTTTTTAATGGCTGATGCCGTCAAGCATGGCGCAGACACCATCATCACGCAGGGCGCCACCCAGTCCAACCACGCGCGCCAAACGGTGGCTATCGCCGCCAAGATGGGCATGAAGTGCGAGATTTTACTGGAAGACCGCACCGGCTCCAAAGTTGAAAACTACAAGCAGTCGGGCAACGTCTTTCTTGACCATTTGTATGGCGCTAATGTGCAAGAATTACCCGGCGGAACCGACATGAACGCCGCCATGGCCAAGTTGGCTGACGAGCTGCGTGCCAAGGGTCAAAAGCCTTACATCATTCCTGGCGGCGGCTCTAACCCGATTGGCGCGCTGGGCTATGTGGTGTGCGCGTTAGAGATGGTCAACCAGTTCAACACGCAGGATTTGCGCATCGACTGCATCACCCACGCCACCGGCAGTGCAGGCACGCAAGCGGGCTTGGTGGTCGGTCTTGAAGGTACCCGTAGCCAGATTCCCGTGCTTGGCATTGGCGTGCGCGCACCCAAAGAAGCGCAAGAAACCAGTGTCTACAACCTGGCCGTTAAAACCGCTGAACTGCTGGGCGTGCCCGGCAGCGTCAGCCGTGAAAGCGTCATGGCCAACTGCGACTACGTGGGCGGCGGCTATGGCGTGCCGACCCCCGGTATGGTTGAAGCCGTGACCATGATGGCGCGTCTCGAAGGCATTTTGCTGGACCCGGTGTATTCAGGCAAAGGCATGGCCGGGCTGATTGACCTGTGCCGCAAGGGTCATTTCAAGAAGGGCCAGAACGTGGTGTTCTTGCACACTGGCGGCTCGGTGGCACTGTACGGCTACATGGATGCGTTCAGTGGTTTGAAGCCGCTTTAA